The DNA window GATCGTTGTCTCTTTTCTTGAGCGAGCATGCAAGAAATGAGAAAACAATCTCATTTCTGCACCGAAATCAAGTAGTTTCTTGATTTCTTGTGCCGTCCGGTCCGCTGAGAAACGCATGGCGTTTCTAGCGTGCCAGAAATCTACGATTTCTGTGCATATTGACCGACGGTGGTCGAATTTCTTTGACTATTATGTTTTTTCTAAATCTATAATTTTTCTTTCCCACATTTGGTCTAAATCCTCTTCTATTCTTTTTTGAAAATCAGGGACTGTTTCACCTTCACGTTTGGTTGTGTTAAGAACACCTAACATTGATGTTACAAATGAAATGTACTCTGTGTCAGCAATAAGTGAATTCTGCCCTCGATGTTCACGAATAACTTCCTCTTCGATTTCTTCACTATTTGTTTTTGCAACCATGATTTGCTCGAACTCTGGATTTTGTACTTTTACTGTATTTTTCATCACGAAATACGCGCCATTTTGGTAGAGTTTTTCAAAAATGTCTCGGAAACGGATTTCTCCAACATGTCCCTCCCGTAAAATGCCTTTAAGACGCAGAGTCACCATCGCGTCATGTGCTTCAATTGACTCACACCACCTCAGCAATTCATTACTTACTTCATGGGGGCTCTTACCTTGACAATCAAAAACAAGCTTTTGATGTGGGGCAACAGCAAGCGGTTTCCATTCTACATTTTGCTTTCCTTGCCCATTAATTTGTTCATTTCCCTGTTCATCTACACTGATAAGATAATAGCCACCTTTCCCATATTTTTCAACTTCTGCAAAATTATTGGGAAATAATGCACCAGGATACGTAGCGCACTTGTATCCCTCTTGCTCTACCTTTGCTGGATGATGGATATGTCCCCCTGCATAATAATCAAAACCTCTAGGAAAGACAGAGAGGGGTTGCGATTCAATCATCGCCATATCTTGCGCTAATAATTCACTAATCGTCGTGTGAAATAAAAATATCTTATATCCTTCCTCTCGTTCGAGATGTTCCAATGACAGATTTTCATAATATCGTTGATCCAATTGACCTTTACGTCCCACAATTCCCGTCATTTTAACACCCGTTTTAGGGTCTTGCGTGAATTTCAAATGAAGACTTCGAGAATCTGGATCAATGTGCCCTTTGCACACATTTTCCAGAAGACCTGCTTGCTCAAGCACATCAACCATGGTTTTTCCACTAGGTGAGAAATCATGTGATCCTGCAATGACATATAGCGGGATATTTAGATCATGTAATTCTTTGAGTTTTTTTGTTACAATCTTGAGTGTATCTAATGAAGGCAGAGAAGTATTAAACAAATCTCCTGCAAAAAGAATAAAATCTACTTTCTGAACAATGCATTCATCCATGGCTTGGAGAAATGCTTTAGTAGAAAGATCACGCATTGGTTGCTCACGCCAGGATCCAAGATGAAGATCTGCAAAATGAGCATATTTCATATATCAAATGGAATAAGTGTTGTTTAAATGAATTGTGGTAAGAAAAACCTAATAGGATGTTTCTCTCCTTCGATCATCTCTTCTCCTTCCAGTCCTCTCATTTTCCCTCTCTTTCTCTCTTCCTAGTTCTTCCCTTTCCCCCATTTTTCTCTCTCTCTCTCTCACTCCCCTCTTGTTCTTCCATTTTTCTCATTTCCCATTCCCCTCATTTCTATCAATCTACTGCTTCCAAAAGCTTTTATATCTCTAAGATATATGTTTCATCATGCATCTTATCAAAAATATCAAAAACAAATCATTTTTGAATCGTACTTTGGTAAGTTTGCTCGCAGTAACATTTATCTGGCTTGTTGCAGATGTCGTTCTCGAGTT is part of the Candidatus Woesearchaeota archaeon genome and encodes:
- a CDS encoding exonuclease SbcCD subunit D; translation: MKYAHFADLHLGSWREQPMRDLSTKAFLQAMDECIVQKVDFILFAGDLFNTSLPSLDTLKIVTKKLKELHDLNIPLYVIAGSHDFSPSGKTMVDVLEQAGLLENVCKGHIDPDSRSLHLKFTQDPKTGVKMTGIVGRKGQLDQRYYENLSLEHLEREEGYKIFLFHTTISELLAQDMAMIESQPLSVFPRGFDYYAGGHIHHPAKVEQEGYKCATYPGALFPNNFAEVEKYGKGGYYLISVDEQGNEQINGQGKQNVEWKPLAVAPHQKLVFDCQGKSPHEVSNELLRWCESIEAHDAMVTLRLKGILREGHVGEIRFRDIFEKLYQNGAYFVMKNTVKVQNPEFEQIMVAKTNSEEIEEEVIREHRGQNSLIADTEYISFVTSMLGVLNTTKREGETVPDFQKRIEEDLDQMWERKIIDLEKT